From Candidatus Manganitrophus morganii, the proteins below share one genomic window:
- the cadA gene encoding cadmium-translocating P-type ATPase codes for MDLTVIVAGLGLIVFLLWFFFGSKQGKAAAIQAGVQEVTIRVEGAYQPNRVVVKAGMPVRLKFDRREGTDCSNRVVLPDFGISLALPAFAATSVEFTPQKPGEYPFSCAMNMYRGTLVVEPDEKMKQAERAASPQQIPSEVTPHPSADEKPARAEFLIRGMRSITTTTAIEDLIERLPGVEQAQVNAATERVTIDYTPGQVSPDQMARAMAEAGYQAEPVTAGEGKADHQGDSRESEVADIKRRFLVSLILTIPLLVGAMWHELFPMPGGPFGALIALLANPYIQLVLSTPVLFYSGWGFFKGTWFTLKNRTADMNTLIGIGIGAAYLYSVAATFFDDWLLRRGVEAGVYYETAAVIVTLILLGRLLEARAKAGTSAAIEKLLSLQAKTARVRRDGKEIDLPVEEVRVGDFVIVRPGEKIPVDGVIREGESVIDESMVTGESLPVTKGPGDLVIGATFNSAGGFVFEATKVGKETMLAQIVRLVQQAQGSKAPIQRLADLVSSYFVPAVIIIGVITFSVWFVWGPAPAFVLALLNTVAVLLIACPCALGLATPTSVMVATGKGAENGVLIKDAEALEVTGKVTTVILDKTGTLTEGRHAVRDLIPAEGVSKEDLLRWAAATQRGSEHPLAKAIVRAAEDQGGAIPPPKDFRYFTGKGTGAVVEGAELLVGNRRLMAEREVNITSLEDQARRLDEEGKTVNFIAKGGRLIGLISLADQVRPSSRAAVAEFHRLGIEVAMITGDNWGVGRAIAKELGIDTVLAEVLPEHKAQEVKKLQRQGKIVAMVGDGINDAPALAQADVGIAIGSGTDVAIESADISLVKNDVFDVARVIQLSRATMRNIKQNLFFAFIYNGLGIPIAAGVLYPFTGLLLSPIIASAAMAASSISVVLNALRLKTFHMPARPANERTMGISEPEERKKAA; via the coding sequence ATGGATTTAACTGTAATCGTCGCCGGATTGGGGCTGATCGTCTTCCTCCTCTGGTTTTTCTTCGGTTCCAAGCAAGGAAAAGCCGCCGCCATCCAGGCCGGTGTGCAGGAGGTGACGATCCGGGTCGAGGGAGCTTATCAGCCAAATCGGGTTGTCGTCAAAGCCGGGATGCCGGTCCGGTTGAAATTCGACCGACGCGAAGGGACCGATTGCTCAAATCGTGTTGTCCTTCCCGACTTCGGGATCTCGCTCGCCCTGCCGGCATTCGCCGCCACATCGGTTGAATTCACCCCTCAGAAGCCGGGGGAGTACCCCTTTTCCTGCGCCATGAATATGTACCGGGGGACGCTGGTCGTCGAGCCCGATGAGAAAATGAAACAGGCCGAGAGGGCAGCGTCCCCCCAACAGATCCCTTCTGAGGTGACACCGCATCCAAGCGCCGATGAGAAACCGGCCCGCGCTGAGTTTTTGATCCGGGGGATGCGCAGCATCACCACGACCACTGCGATCGAGGATTTGATCGAACGGCTGCCGGGGGTGGAGCAAGCACAGGTCAATGCGGCCACAGAGCGGGTGACGATTGACTATACCCCCGGACAGGTTTCGCCCGATCAGATGGCGCGCGCGATGGCTGAGGCCGGATATCAGGCGGAACCGGTCACAGCGGGTGAAGGGAAGGCCGATCATCAGGGAGACTCCCGGGAATCGGAGGTGGCCGATATCAAACGCCGCTTTCTCGTCTCGCTGATTCTGACCATTCCGCTGCTGGTTGGCGCGATGTGGCATGAGCTCTTCCCGATGCCGGGCGGGCCGTTCGGCGCCCTGATCGCGTTGCTGGCCAATCCTTACATCCAGCTCGTTCTCTCCACGCCGGTCCTCTTCTACAGCGGCTGGGGGTTCTTCAAAGGGACCTGGTTCACCCTCAAGAACCGAACCGCCGACATGAACACGCTGATCGGGATCGGCATCGGCGCCGCCTACCTCTACAGCGTCGCCGCGACCTTCTTTGACGACTGGCTGCTTCGCCGCGGGGTCGAGGCGGGCGTTTACTACGAGACCGCTGCGGTGATCGTCACCCTGATTTTATTGGGGCGCCTGCTGGAGGCGCGCGCGAAGGCCGGCACCTCGGCCGCCATCGAGAAGCTCCTCTCGCTCCAGGCGAAGACGGCGCGGGTCCGGCGGGACGGCAAAGAGATCGATCTCCCCGTCGAGGAGGTCCGGGTCGGTGACTTCGTCATCGTCCGGCCGGGCGAAAAGATCCCGGTCGATGGGGTGATCCGGGAGGGGGAGAGCGTCATCGACGAAAGCATGGTGACCGGCGAGAGTCTCCCGGTGACCAAAGGCCCCGGCGATCTTGTGATCGGCGCGACCTTCAACAGCGCCGGCGGGTTTGTCTTTGAAGCGACGAAAGTCGGCAAGGAGACGATGCTCGCGCAGATCGTCCGGCTGGTCCAGCAGGCCCAGGGGTCGAAGGCGCCGATTCAACGGCTGGCCGATCTGGTCTCAAGCTACTTTGTCCCGGCCGTGATCATCATCGGCGTGATCACTTTTTCCGTCTGGTTCGTCTGGGGGCCGGCGCCTGCATTTGTCTTGGCGCTCCTGAACACCGTGGCGGTCCTTCTGATCGCCTGTCCCTGCGCGCTCGGGCTGGCGACGCCGACCTCGGTGATGGTGGCGACCGGCAAGGGGGCCGAGAACGGGGTTCTGATCAAGGATGCCGAGGCGCTGGAGGTGACCGGCAAGGTGACGACGGTGATTCTGGATAAGACCGGCACGTTGACCGAAGGGCGCCACGCCGTCCGGGATCTGATTCCTGCGGAAGGGGTCTCCAAAGAGGATCTGCTCCGCTGGGCCGCGGCGACGCAGCGGGGCTCGGAGCACCCCTTGGCAAAGGCGATTGTCCGCGCGGCCGAGGATCAGGGAGGGGCGATTCCGCCGCCGAAAGATTTTCGCTACTTCACCGGCAAGGGGACGGGGGCGGTCGTCGAGGGGGCCGAGCTGCTCGTCGGCAACCGCCGGCTGATGGCCGAGCGGGAGGTGAACATCACTTCGCTGGAGGATCAGGCCAGGCGGCTGGATGAGGAAGGGAAGACGGTGAACTTCATCGCCAAAGGTGGCCGCCTGATCGGGCTGATCAGCCTGGCCGATCAGGTCCGGCCGAGTTCGCGTGCGGCGGTGGCGGAATTCCATCGCCTGGGAATCGAGGTGGCGATGATCACCGGCGACAATTGGGGGGTCGGCCGCGCGATTGCGAAGGAGCTCGGCATCGACACCGTTCTGGCCGAAGTCCTGCCGGAGCATAAGGCCCAGGAAGTTAAGAAGCTTCAGCGCCAGGGGAAGATCGTCGCAATGGTGGGCGATGGGATCAACGACGCGCCGGCGCTCGCGCAAGCCGATGTCGGGATCGCGATCGGCTCGGGGACTGATGTCGCCATCGAATCGGCCGACATATCCTTGGTGAAGAATGATGTTTTTGATGTCGCCCGGGTGATTCAACTCTCGCGGGCCACGATGCGGAACATCAAACAGAATCTCTTCTTTGCGTTTATCTATAATGGTCTCGGTATCCCGATTGCGGCCGGCGTGCTCTACCCGTTCACCGGTCTTTTGCTCTCGCCGATCATCGCTTCGGCGGCGATGGCCGCCAGCTCCATTTCGGTGGTGCTCAATGCGCTGCGATTGAAGACCTTTCACATGCCCGCCCGCCCGGCCAATGAAAGGACAATGGGCATCTCTGAGCCTGAGGAACGGAAGAAGGCGGCTTAA